GCACCGAGCTGAAGCTCACCATGCAGTCGCTCGCTTTCCACGAGCTCTGGACCGGCCTGTGGCTGCTGCTCGCCGTGATGCTCAGCCTGGAGGCCGGCCTGGGCTATCTGCGGCGACGTTGGCTGATGCCCGTGCGCTTCGGTCTGCAGCAGCCGTCGGTGGGGCTGCGGGCGCGGGAGATGCTGCTGGTGCTGCTGGCCCTGCTGCCGCTCTCGCTGCTGCTGGGTCATGCCCTTGGCGTGCAGCCCCAGGCGCTGCTCAGCGTGCAGCCGTTGCCGCCGCTGCAGAGCGACTGGCCCAGCGTGCTGGCCCTGCCCTGGCCGGCGCTGGTGGGCGGCACCCTGGGGCTGACGCTGCTGGCGGCCTGCCTGGCGGTGGGTCTGGCGCCCCTGCTGCTGCTGCTGGCGGCCCCGTCCCGCTGGCTGCGAGCGCCGCTGCGCCTGGTCTGGGCGCTGGGCCGCCTCTGGCCGCCGCCGCTCACGGCCCTGCTGCTGCTGCTGGTGCTGCAGCCCGGTGTCGTCACCGGTGCGCTGGCCCTCGGCTTTCACAACCTCGGTGTGCTCGGCCGCCTGCTGCTGGAGAGCGCCGCCGATGCCAGCCCGGCCACGGAGCAGGCGCTGGCCTGCGCCGGCAGCGGGCCGCGGCTGGCCCTGCTCTACGGCCGCCTCAGCGGCGTGGCCCGCCCCTACCTCGCCTATGCCGCCTACCGCAGCGATGTGATGCTGCGGGAATCGGTGGTGGTGAGCCTGGTGGGCGCCACGGGCCTCGGCAGCCAGCTGCTGGAGAGCCTCAGTTCGTTCGCCTGGGACCAGCTGCTGGCGCTGGTGCTGGTCTATGCCCTGCTCACGCTGCTGGGGGAAGACCTCAGCGACCGCTGGCGGGCGAGGCTGCTGGCCAGCGGTTGAGCCGGGGACGGGCGGCGCGGCAGGGTGGGTGGCACCATCCGCAGCGCAGGCTGCCGCGCAGGCCATGACCGACGAGCCGGGGGGTGCCCCTGCAGTGCCATCGCCGCCCGCCGCGCCCGATCTGGTGGCGGTGGCCGAGCAGTTTGCGCTCGGCGCTCCGGTGCAGGCGATCGCCCCGCTCGGCGGCGGCAACGTCAACGACACCTACCTGGTGCAGCTGGTGGGGGCCCCCGGCGGCTCCCATGTGCTGCAGCGCCTCAACACCCACGTGTTCCGCCAGCCCCGGGATGTGATGCGCAACCTGCTGGCCTTCACCGCCCATGCCGAGCGCCAGCTGCAGGCGCCGGCGTCCGGCCTGGGCCGCCGCTGGGAGGTGCCGCGCGTGGTGCCGTTGCAGGGCGGCGCTGATCCCTGGCTGGAGTGCGACGGCGCCTTCTGGCGCATGACCACCTTCATCGGCGGCGCCCGCAGCCTCGACCAGCTCAGTGACACCGGGCAGGCCCGTGAGGTGGGCTATGGCCTGGGCCGCTTCCACCGGCTGGTGAGCGATCTGCCGGTGGACCAGCTGGTGGACACGCTGGAGGGGTTTCACATCACCCCCACCTACCTGGCGGCCTACCACCGGGTCTGCGCCGCGTCACCGCCGCCCGCCTCCCCCGAGCTGCGCCACTGCGCT
The sequence above is a segment of the Synechococcus sp. MW101C3 genome. Coding sequences within it:
- a CDS encoding phosphonate ABC transporter; this encodes MRVAPPLLVLLPALVLLPLGLVLPGLSHGGGWELIGQFAMAALTPSLDPVVLRSVAGGLLVTVAMALLGWAVSLVLGLLLGVASSRTVWTTLTGSALPATGIRRLLAVPRSIHELIWGLLLLQLLGLQPAVAVLAIVIPYAALVARVLSDLLDALPTTNVEALRAGGAPAPAALLTALGPALLPGVLSYGGYRLECALRSATLLGVFGLGGLGTELKLTMQSLAFHELWTGLWLLLAVMLSLEAGLGYLRRRWLMPVRFGLQQPSVGLRAREMLLVLLALLPLSLLLGHALGVQPQALLSVQPLPPLQSDWPSVLALPWPALVGGTLGLTLLAACLAVGLAPLLLLLAAPSRWLRAPLRLVWALGRLWPPPLTALLLLLVLQPGVVTGALALGFHNLGVLGRLLLESAADASPATEQALACAGSGPRLALLYGRLSGVARPYLAYAAYRSDVMLRESVVVSLVGATGLGSQLLESLSSFAWDQLLALVLVYALLTLLGEDLSDRWRARLLASG
- a CDS encoding phosphotransferase enzyme family protein, with amino-acid sequence MTDEPGGAPAVPSPPAAPDLVAVAEQFALGAPVQAIAPLGGGNVNDTYLVQLVGAPGGSHVLQRLNTHVFRQPRDVMRNLLAFTAHAERQLQAPASGLGRRWEVPRVVPLQGGADPWLECDGAFWRMTTFIGGARSLDQLSDTGQAREVGYGLGRFHRLVSDLPVDQLVDTLEGFHITPTYLAAYHRVCAASPPPASPELRHCAAFVAERQRWASVLEDAKGSGRLQLRPIHGDPKVNNVLIDAASGAAISLVDLDTVKPGLIHYDIGDCLRSACNLAGEEAADWRAVRFDTGFCAALLEGYAAAARPMLTTDDVAFLYDAIRLLAFELGVRFLTDHLAGDVYFKVRRPGQNLQRALVQFALAASIEAQEAEIRAIVAAVMA